A section of the Malania oleifera isolate guangnan ecotype guangnan chromosome 2, ASM2987363v1, whole genome shotgun sequence genome encodes:
- the LOC131149269 gene encoding uncharacterized protein LOC131149269, with product MNMLLMLLKRRNAVASSVVSSFVCSRFCSFCTGDSKIVDKDHETAQVLVSQSTSVTSSDYSSRLHLSPLFSSERLHTGRYDIELVDPDTWRVSSGLVEAWRGAYGALERRSASEEDIDDAANCCTRCEDDPDFDEIEDMRIHGHLFYKLDRDSKEFEEYNFNFHRKKSLRNKNKENLNCNVASGSERSVKNKDKREDRTKKKGSDQNLSSSSEEIPKFVKSRSSSLFNETGSSYVGEKKLRTPTFNQLTAPYHEPFCLDIFISKSSIRACIIHRVTSKVVAVAHSISKDMKFDLASPKDSTACAAVGAVLSQRALADDIHDVVYTPRKGEKLEGKLQTVLRSIIDNGVNVKVKIKQRKAKKAVDFLAV from the coding sequence ATGAATATGCTGCTGATGTTGCTGAAAAGAAGAAATGCAGTCGCGTCTTCAGTGGTGAGCTCTTTCGTATGTTCAAGGTTCTGTAGTTTTTGCACGGGGGACTCTAAGATTGTTGATAAGGATCACGAAACTGCCCAGGTGTTGGTTAGTCAGAGTACCAGTGTCACTTCTTCAGATTATTCTAGCAGGTTACATCTTTCACCATTGTTTTCCAGTGAAAGGCTTCATACGGGCAGATATGATATTGAGCTTGTGGACCCTGATACTTGGCGGGTTTCATCAGGTTTAGTGGAGGCATGGAGAGGTGCATATGGGGCACTGGAAAGAAGATCTGCATCTGAAGAAGATATTGATGATGCAGCCAATTGCTGCACTCGCTGTGAGGATGACCCAGACTTTGATGAGATTGAGGATATGAGAATTCACGGCCATCTTTTTTATAAATTAGATAGGGATTCAAAAGAGTTCGAAGAGTACAATTTCAATTTTCACCGGAAGAAATCTTTGAGGAATAAAAATAAGGAGAATTTAAATTGTAATGTGGCTTCCGGAAGTGAAAGATCTGTGAAGAATAAGGATAAGCGGGAGGACAGGACAAAGAAGAAAGGCTCCGATCAAAACTTGTCTTCTAGTAGTGAAGAAATTCCAAAATTTGTAAAGAGCAGATCTTCTTCTCTATTTAATGAAACAGGGAGTTCTTATGTTGGGGAAAAGAAGTTGAGGACTCCCACTTTTAATCAACTTACTGCGCCCTACCATGAACCATTTTGCTTGGACATTTTCATATCGAAAAGCTCGATTCGTGCCTGCATTATTCATAGAGTGACAAGCAAGGTTGTGGCTGTGGCACATTCCATTTCTAAGGACATGAAATTCGACCTGGCCTCACCTAAGGATTCGACTGCTTGTGCTGCTGTGGGCGCAGTTCTCTCTCAGAGAGCATTGGCTGATGATATCCATGATGTGGTATACACACCAAGAAAAGGGGAGAAATTAGAGGGGAAGCTACAGACCGTGCTTCGGTCAATCATTGATAATGGTGTTAATGTGAAGGTGAAGATCAAGCAAAGAAAAGCCAAGAAAGCTGTTGACTTTCTTGCAGTTTAG